The proteins below are encoded in one region of Nitrospira sp. SG-bin1:
- a CDS encoding NADH-quinone oxidoreductase subunit A, which translates to MGNASVPENYLPILIFIGVGIILGTLTLMVGRFIRPNQPYRAKLAPYESGSPLFQDARVQFPMRYYIIAMLFVIFDIEIVFMFPWAVAFKSLGLVGLVEMVLFIAILVVGFWYAWKKGALEWD; encoded by the coding sequence ATGGGGAATGCTTCCGTCCCGGAGAACTATTTGCCGATCCTCATTTTCATCGGTGTGGGCATTATCCTCGGGACACTGACCCTCATGGTGGGTCGATTTATCCGCCCCAATCAGCCCTATCGGGCGAAGTTGGCACCGTATGAAAGCGGCAGCCCGTTGTTTCAGGATGCCCGTGTGCAGTTCCCGATGCGGTACTACATCATCGCCATGCTGTTTGTGATCTTCGATATCGAAATCGTCTTTATGTTTCCCTGGGCGGTTGCATTCAAAAGTCTTGGGCTGGTTGGATTAGTGGAGATGGTCCTTTTCATCGCCATCCTGGTGGTCGGGTTTTGGTATGCGTGGAAAAAAGGAGCGCTGGAGTGGGATTGA